From one Piliocolobus tephrosceles isolate RC106 unplaced genomic scaffold, ASM277652v3 unscaffolded_77, whole genome shotgun sequence genomic stretch:
- the LOC113219661 gene encoding putative uncharacterized protein FLJ44672, with protein MPLGGLPRPPRDFWWPLQAQNLTSSQPLQAQLLPSEGLYRPNLCLTVDSPRPALASLYSFLTTASPGSVFPFWRLLQAQNFLFRPSCYLLPSSPGPALPHGCVYRPNSCLTTTSLDSATAQLLVAFLLPHAGLPRPCSYLTSGSLNWPSFCLALASLGPALFSRWPHQAHLLPQIYLPRPSSCLMVVSLTPAPASQWPCLAYLLPHSGHSRPIFCLMVASSGFALASQLPLPDPALSL; from the exons ATGCCTCTTGGTGGCCTTCCCAGGCCACCAAGAGACTTTTGGTGGCCTCTTCAGGCCCAGAACTTGACCTCAAGtcagcctctccaggcccagctcctgccttcTGAAGGCCTGTACAGgcccaacctctgcctcacagtgGACTCTCCACGCCCAGCTCTTGCCTCACTGTA CTCATTCCTTACAACGGCCTCTCCAGGCTCAGTTTTTCCCTTTTGGCGGCTTCTCCAGGCCCAGAACTTCCTCTTTAGGCCCAGTTGCTACCTCCTGCcatcctctccaggcccagctcttccTCACGGCTGTGTCTATAGGCCCAACTCCTGCCTCACAACAACGTCTTTGGACTCAGCTACTGCCCAGCTCCTGGTGGCCTTT CTCTTGCCTCATGCTGGCCTTCCCCGGCCATGTTCCTATCTGACTTCCGGCAGCCTCAACTGGCCCAGCTTCTGCCTTGCATTGGCCTCTCTAGGCCCAGCTCTCTTCTCACGGTGGCCTCACCAGGCCCATCTCCTGCCTCAAATCTACCTCCCAAGACCCAGCTCCTGTCTCATGGTAGTCTCTCTTACACCAGCTCCTGCTTCACAATGGCCTTGTCTGGCCTATCTTCTGCCTCACAGTGGCCACTCAAGGCCCATCTTCTGCCTCATGGTGGCCTCTTCTGGTTTTGCTCTTGCCTCACAGTTGCCTCTTCCAGATCCAGCTTTAAGTCTTTGA
- the LOC113219662 gene encoding LOW QUALITY PROTEIN: uncharacterized protein LOC113219662 (The sequence of the model RefSeq protein was modified relative to this genomic sequence to represent the inferred CDS: deleted 2 bases in 1 codon), with amino-acid sequence MPSSCLMLLPNTGLLRHSSCFSVASPGPAPASRWLLQTKNFLKSAIPAQTAASHWPLQVQPLPHSRLSRSSICLTTAPKAKLLPFSSLYRPSSCLPVASLGQAHALRWPFQPSFCLLAASLGPELPQVSLSRPSSSSRLDLQAHLLPHNFFRLSSCPAPGGLCRPKTSSHQAHPHKLLPPGGLDRPSSCVTMASPGPALASRRSPRPSSCLHPSSLNRPSSCLTLASLGPVHASQWPLQADLLSHTGLFKPSSCLLAASPGPAPASCQPLQAQHLPHSRFSRPSICLTVAPPSQAPTFQQPLHTQLQPPNDSSGQAHTSREFFQAQLLSHGNLPWPGFHLFPGPGPATHWPLYAQLMPHSGLSRPSPCPGTSSTGPKLPQVSLSRPSCCLPASSPGLALPPGCVYKPNSCLTTTFYGSAPAQLLPAFVGPKLPQVKLFRPTFCLAVACTDPTLA; translated from the exons ATGCCCAGCTCATGTCTCATG CTCCTGCCTAACACTGGCCTCCTTAGGCACAGCTCTTGCTTCTCAGTGGCCTCGCCAGGCCCAGCACCTGCATCCCGGTGGCTTCTCCAGACCAAGAATTTTCTCAAGTCTGCCATTCCAGCCCAAACTGCTGCATCCCATTGGCCTCTACAGgtccaacctctgcctcacagcaGACTCTCCAGGTCCAGCATCTGCCTCACCACAGCCCCCAAGGCCAAGCTCCTGCCTTTCAGCAGCCTCTACAGGCCTAGCTCCTGCCTCCCAGTGGCCTCTCTGGGCCAAGCTCATGCCTTACGGTGGCCATTCCAGCCCAGCTTTTGCCTTTTGGCAGCCTCTCTAGGCCCAGAACTTCCACAAGTgagcctctccaggcccagctcttccTCCCGGCTGGATCTCCAGGCCCACCTCCTGCCTCACAACTTCTTTCGGCTCAGCTCCTGCCCGGCTCCTGGAGGTCTTTGTAGGCCCAAAACTTCCTCACATCAAGCTCACCCGCacaaacttctgcctcctggtggCCTGGATAGGCCCAGCTCCTGCGTGACAAtggcctctccaggcccagctcttgCTTCACGGAGGTCG CCCCGGCCAAGTTCCTGCCTGCATCCCAGCAGCCTCAACAGGCCAAGCTCCTGCCTCACACTGGCATCATTAGGCCCAGTTCATGCCTCACAGTGGCCTCTCCAGGCTGATCTCTTGTCTCACACTGGCCTCTTTAAGCCCAGCTCATGCCTCTTGGcagcctctccaggcccagctcctgcctcctgTCAGCCTCTACAGGCCCAACATCTGCCTCACAGCAGATTCTCCAGGCCCAGCATCTGCCTCACCGTGGCCCCCCCAAGCCAAGCCCCTACCTTTCAGCAGCCTCTACACACGCAGCTCCAGCCACCCAATGACTCTTCAGGCCAAGCTCATACCTCACGAGAGTTTTTCCAGGCCCAACTTTTGTCTCATGGCAACCTTCCCTGGCCAGGCTTCCACCTATTTCCAGGCCCAGGTCCTGCCACACACTGGCCTCTCTACGCCCAGCTCATGCCTCACAgtggcctctccaggcccagcccctgtCCCGGGACATCATCTACAGGTCCAAAACTTCCTCAAGtcagcctctccaggcccagTTGCTGCCTCCCGGCATCCTCTCCAGGCCTAGCTCTTCCTCCTGGCTGTGTCTACAAGCCCAACTCCTGCCTCACAACAACCTTTTATGGCTCAGCTCCTGCCCAGCTCCTGCCAGCCTTTGTAGGCCCAAAACTTCCTCAAGTCAAGCTCTTTAGGCCCACCTTCTGCCTCGCGGTGGCCTGTACAGACCCAACTCTGGCTTGA
- the LOC111534503 gene encoding LOW QUALITY PROTEIN: uncharacterized protein LOC111534503 (The sequence of the model RefSeq protein was modified relative to this genomic sequence to represent the inferred CDS: inserted 2 bases in 1 codon), which produces MLFRVLPLSRLECSGTITADRYLNLAGSSDPPTSASQVAETIDACYYAQLIFGLFLYVGSRGLNVKPEAHALGAKWLLYLTAMKTVVGTVLLDVHQQGSPTPEPWSYKEPHSRSSDGTTLLQENNLNMPTDSTLCSCLLAASPGPELCPVGLYRSSSWLTMAYLGPYPTSWQLPQAQLHHYNGLFRPSSCLPAFSPGPELSQVNLTRPSSCLSSASQGPAFASQPPSKTQLLFYSGLLRPTFCLLAACTGPAPASGQPIQSQNVHKSAPQGPAPAFHQPLQAQLLPPGGLYRPNTFSWLCLEAQLLPHNNFFWLSSCPAPGGLCRPKTASSQVLQTHLLPPNGLDRPSSCVTMASPGPALAXPSGLSRPSFCLTEVFPKQVSTCLPAASTGPGPASH; this is translated from the exons ggtcttgccattgtccaggctggagtgtagtggcaccatcacagctgaCCGTTACCTCAACctcgcaggctcaagtgatcctcccacctcagcctcccaagtggctgagactataGATGCTTGCTactatgcccaactaatattTGGACTTTTCCTATATGTGGGTTCCAGAGGGCTGAATGTGAAAC CTGAGGCACATGCCTTGGGAGCTAAGTGGTTACTGTACTTGACCGCTATGAAGACTGTTGTGGGAACGGTCCTTTTGGATGTACAtcagcaggggtccccaacaccTGAGCCATGGAGCTATAAggagccacacagcaggag CTCAGATGGGACCACCTTGTTGCAGGAAAACAACCTTAACAtgcccactgattctacattatg CTCCTGCCTCCTGGCAGCCTCTCCAGGTCCAGAACTTTGTCCAGTCGGCCTCTACAGGTCAAGCTCATGGCTCACAATGGCCTATTTAGGCCCATACCCTACCTCATGGCAGCTTCCACAGGCCCAGCTCCATCATTACAATGGCCTCTTtaggcccagctcctgcctcccagccttCTCTCCAGGCCCAGAACTTTCTCAAGTCAACCtcaccaggcccagctcctgcctctcatcagcctcccaagggcCAGCTTTTGCCTCACAGCCACCTTCCAAGACTCAGCTCCTGTTTTACAGTGGCCTTTTGAGACCTACCTTCTGTCTCCTGGCGGCCTGTacaggcccagctcctgcctctgGGCAGCCTATACAGTCCCAAAATGTTCACAAGTCAGCCCCTCAaggcccagctcctgccttccatcagcctctccaggcccagctgctGCCTCCAGGTGGCCTCTACAGGCCAAACACTTTCTCCTGGCTGTGTCTGGAGGCCCAACTCCTGCCTCACAACAACTTCTTTTGGCTCAGCTCCTGCCCAGCTCCTGGTGGCCTTTGTAGGCCCAAAACTGCCTCAAGTCAAGTTCTCCAGACCCACCTTCTGCCTCCCAACGGCCTGGACAGGCCCAGCTCCTGTGTGACAAtggcctctccaggcccagctcttgC TCCCAGCGGACTCTCTAGGCCCAGCTTTTGCCTCACAGAGGTCTTCCCCAAACAAGTTTCTACCTGCCTCCCGGCAGCCTCTACAGGCCCAGGTCCTGCCTCACACTAA